In the genome of Calothrix sp. PCC 6303, the window TGGAGAAAATGCCGCTTGGAGACTGAAAGATACTTCGGTAGAGACTACTTTCTTCTTTAAGCAGATTAAAGATACCAACTGGCAGATGGTGTTTTAGCGCATCCAGAAACCTGGTTTTTCCATCACTCAGTATGATGATTACTGATATCAACGATGAAAACCAGGTTTCTCTCGAAGATGAGAATCTGAGTTACGCCATCACCATACCACCATCGACATTGAAAACTTGCCCGGTGATGTATGCAGCAGCAGAATCAGAGGCAAGGAAGCGAACCATTCCGGCGATTTCTTCTGGTTGTCCGTAACGTCCCAGGGGAATAAATTTGATAATTTCTTCAGTGTTGCCTAGATTACTTGTCATATCAGTAGCAATGAAGCCAGGGGCAACAGCGTTTACAGTGATTCCCCTGGGTGCTAGTTCTTTGGCAACGCTTTTGGTAAACCCGATAACTCCGGCTTTGGCAGCGCTGTAATTAGCTTGTCCAGGATTGCCCATTTGTCCGGCAACAGAGGTAATATTAATGATGCGTCCAGAGCGCTGCTTCAGCATAATTTTACTAGCAGCTTTGGTACAAAGGAATACACCTGTTAAGTTGAGATCTATTACTGCTTGCCAGTCTTCTTGCTTCATGCGGAGAAGTAAAGTGTCACGGGTAATACCTGCATTATTCACCAAAATATCAACACGTTTGAATTTCTCCATAACTGCGTTGATGAGTGCGTCTACTTCCTCAGTTTTGGAAACATCTGCTTGAAGAGCAACTGCATTACCTCCAGCTTGGGTAATTGTATCAACTACTGCATCGGCAGCACTACTGGAAGCTGCATAGTTGACAACGAGAGTGGCTCCCTGCTTGGATAATTCCAGTGCGATCGCACGTCCAATTCCCCGTGATGCACCCGTAACAATTGCAACTTGTCCTCGCAAAGTTTGTAAGTTTTCTGGCAACAATTCCATTGATTATTCCTTCCGATTCTGAATCACCGCGCTAATTTATATTACAGGGAAGGGGTAACAAGGTAAAATCAGAACTCTGTTTTCCATGCTTGAATTAGTATTGAAATGATTAAAATATAATTCACGGGTAACTAGATATATGGCGACAAAGAAAGAATTCGGTAGTTTTGAAGAAATGCTGATTAGCAGCGACGTACCTGTGTTGGTGGATTTTTATGCTGATTGGTGTGGTCCTTGTAAGATTATGAGTCAAGTTTTGGAACAAGTGAATGCTCAGTTACAAGGACGGATGAAGGTTGCCAAAATTGATACTGAAAAATATCCCCAAATTGCCACTAAGTATCAAATCTATGCTTTGCCAACACTGATTTTATTTAAGCAGGGCGAACCTATTGACAAAATTGAGGGTGTTATGCAGGCTCCCGATTTGGTGCGTCATTTGGAAGCAAAGTTGTAGAAGGGGGGATATTTAGAGGGATACCCGACTTATACTCAAAGTCGGGTATATTTCCCAAGTTTTTGCAACTATTAGCCTTAACAACGGCGAACATTCAGACAACACCACTCTTTACGCTTCCAAAGTGCTGCTACAATCCAACCATGCTTTTCTAAAGCATCGACAACACTTTTAGATTGTTCCACTAGGATACCGCTAAATATTCCCCATGTAGTTGATTTAGCGATCGCACTAATTTCTGGAACCAGATCTATAATGACATCTGCCAAGATATTACAAACAATTCCATCCACTGGTTCTGACATCAGTGCTGCAACTTTTTCAACGCTGCCTTCTGCGGCAATTAAAGTATCAGGATTGATGTTATTCATAATCCCATTTTCCATGGTGGCTTGCACTGCTAAAGGATCAATATCCACTGCATAGGCTTTTTTTGCCCCCAACATTAATGCTCCTACCGAAAGGATACCTGAACCGCAACCAATATCCGCAATTACCACATTCGTAGTTGAGTTATTCTGATGTTTAAAGCCTTCTCCATAGTCACTAAATCGCATTTCCAAGGCTTCTAAACAAAGTTGAGTTGTGGCATGGTTCCCTGTGCCAAAAGCAACACCAGGATCTAATTTAATAATTAAACGTGTAGAATCAGTTGGTGGTTCCAGCCAAGCCGGATTAATCAGAAAGCGATCGCCTATTTCCTGGGGATGCCAATATTGCTTCCAACTAGTTGCCCAATCTTGTTCATCAATCAAATCCCATACCATTACAGGGGAAGATGAACCAATGCACAAAGCATCTTGACGCAACCACAAGGACAATGCTGCTAAATCGACGAAATGTACCTTAAATTGGGGTATATAAGCCTTTACAACGCTGGTGACTCCCTGTTTCTCGATTGCTGTACCACGACAGCCAAAATCCTCTAGCCGCCAAAAAATTGAATCTTCGAGTTCGGGTTCACAAGTAATTTGTAATTCCCACCAAGTATTAGCCATATAATTTGGGGTTAGAAACAGTAGGGAGACAGGAGTGAAAAAAATAAGTGGAGGACAATTGGCTAGAAAGCGGTATTTTATTAGCTACTGTAGCTTGCTTCTGCCAAGGAGTACTCACCTAAAAGATATTACCAGCATATTCTTTATACATAGACAAAGACAATAAGCTGGTAATAAATAATACCCAATAAATAGATTATTTTGGCGGATTTCCGGGATTTGTTGGGGGTGCAATGACGCGGGGTGGGGTAATTGGCAACAGATCTCCTAGTTTATCACTAGCATCAATACAAGTATCCATTGCTTGTACAGAAGCAAAATCTGTTTCGCTCCGTACACCAACTACACATTGGGCAAACCTTACAGGTAACAAACTACGACCACAATAGCTTAAAGCAGTGGGTGCGATCGCTTCTTGCTCTTTAGCGCTGATACTGACGACACAAGCAGCAAATTCTTCAGGACGACGTGCTTGACGACAGGGTATTAAGGTATCCTCAGCTTTGAGTTGTGTCTTTTTTTGAATCTGATTAATGCAAACAGAGAATTCTCTGGGACGCAACACAGATGCACAGGATTTGGATGTATCTTCTGCACGAACACCTAATTTTAATAACCGAGCAGCACAAACACGGTAGTCGTTTAGATATGATGTAGGTACCATATCTACCTCAGCTAAGACTGGAAAGGTGAGGGTAGCTAGGGAAGTAGCAGTTACGGTAACGCTAATTCCGAGAAAAGCGCCCAGTCGGCTATAATTAAGAAGTTTATTTTTTGAAGTTTTTAGCATTATTTATTTTCCAAGCAGCCAAGGCTATGCTACCGCAAATCAGTAAGTCTAGGGGTTGAGTAGGAATAAATTGTTATTTTTATGTAGGGAAGGCAGAGGGCAGGAGGCAGAAGGAAATAAAATGAATCAAGTATCTGTGTATTACGGCAAGTTTCACCTGTTTGAAGCACATCTGTTGTAAGGTTTTAGCACTGCTAAACCCCTACAACGTCTGTCTATTTATCTGAAAATAGCTGTAATCAGAATGCTGATTGATGTATCAATGCATAAAATGGCGAATCCCGGTAAACACCATCACTAAACCGAGTTCGTTAGCAGCTTGAATGGAATCTTGATCTCTCATGCTACCACCAGGTTGAACAATGGCGGTAATTCCGGCTGCTGCTGCGGTGCGTACAGAGTCATCGAAAGGAAAAAAACCATCACTAGCTAAAAATCCACCTTGGGCTTTATCGCCAGCTTGTTCAAGGGCAATTTTAGCAGATCCAACGCGATTCATTTGCCCAGCACCAACTCCAATGGTAGCGCGATCGCGTGTGACAACGATGGCGTTAGATTTGACATGTTTACAAATTTTCCAAGCAAATAATAATTCTGCTAATTCTTTATCTGTTGGTTGTTTCTCGGTGACAAATTTCCATTCACTAGTATCGGTAATCATATCATCAGCGGCTTGAGCCAGAAAACCCCCGGCGATGACTTTGATATTTGCTTTTTCTCCCTTACCCAATTCTGGCAACACCAAAACTCTCAGATTTGTCTTTTTCGCAATAATTTCTGTTGCAGCTTCACTACAACTTGGTGCAACTATGCATTCCAAAAATGTCTTAGTTAATTCTGTTGCGGTATCGGCATCAAGTTCCCGATTCAAAGCGACAATTCCCCCAAAGGCTGAAGTGGAATCGGCATTAAAAGCTTTGGTATAAGCTTCGTGGAGGGTATTTCCTAAAGCTGTTCCACAAGGATTGGTATGTTTGATAATTGTTGCTGCGGGTGTATCGGTGAATTCAGCAATAATTTTTCGCGCTGCTTCCAAATCCACCAAATTATTATAACTGAGTTCCTTACCCTGTAACTTTGTTGCCGCAGCCCATCCGCTAGGGGTTTCCCCAGTTTGATACCAAGCTGCGGGTTGATGGGGGTTTTCTCCATAACGTAATGCTTGGATTTGTTTTCCAGATATTTTCAAGGTTTCTGGTAATTCTCCCTGACTTTCAACATCGGGAGTTAAATTATTCAAATAGGTTGAAATTGCCTGGTCATAACTGGAAGTATGCAAAAATCCTTTTAAAGCGCATTGCTGCCTAAATTCTAGAGAAGGTGCATCACCACGACGTAATTCCTCCAAGTATCCAGCATATTGATCAGGATTACACAACACCGTTAGGTGAGCAAAATTTTTCGATGCTGCCCTTAGCATAGCAGGTCCACCAATATCGATTTGTTCCACAGCTTCCGCTAAACTAACTCCTGGTTTCGCAATCGTCTCTGCAAAGGGATAAAGATTAACCACCACCAAATCAATGCCGCGAATTTGATTCTTTTCCAAATCCTCCACATGTTCAGGTAAATCGCGGCGAGCTAAAATACCACCATGGATGCGGGGATGCAGTGTTTTTACCCTTCCTCCTAAAATTTCTGGAGAACCTGTATATTCAGATACTTTTGTTACAGCTACACCAGCATCTTTGAGAGTTTTTGCAGTACCTCCACTGCTGATAATATCAAAGCCAAACTCTGCTACCAAACTTTTTGCCAGTTCCACTAATCCGGTTTTATCTGATACACTCAGCAGTGCTAAACGCGCCATAATTCCCCTAAATCCTTACGTCGAATGATTACTTTGGGCAGAAGAACATTTTACAGACTATTGTTCTCAAGTTTGTCTTTTGAGAATCTATCATTGGTGCGTGACAGTACAAACCCTTATTTAACGCACACAATTTATCGAAGTGTCACACACCCTACAGGTACAAATATGCCAACAGGATTTACACATTGACAGAAAAGATTAAATATCGATTGCTTAAAAACAAGAGCTTCGTAGGTGCTAAGATTTTTTTAGATATTCCCACTTATAGGAAATATTCCTAAAATTTCATCAACACCAGCACCTCTAGATACTTCCCCATCAGATGCAAAATCGTTGTTTAAATCTACAGGTTGTACACCAGCTTGAAAATAACACTGTAGCTGTACAGCATTCTTTTGTTCGTCTAAGATGTTAAAGTTACCGCTTTTAGTGGCACATTTAAACTGAGCTTTTTCAATCGCATCAGCGTAACGTGTATTTAATTCTGGGGTATAGGGTGAAGAAGTTGGCAAAGGGATCAAAAACTTCGATTCATTTCCCCGCAATGGTAAAGTACCTATATAACTACCGTAACGGTTTTTCTTGTCTTTCTTTGCTTCCCAACAATTAAACCAAACTTGTTGTGAACCTCTTTCACCGACACCTACTTGTAAACCAAGAATTTGGGGATAGGGACATGCTTTTTCAAATTCCCATACATAATCTGGGTAAAGAGTACGCAAGTCTTTGAGAACTTTCCCACAATTAAGTTTTCCACAGTTTCCCTTGACAGTATTCACTTTCTGCCGTTTGAAAGTAGCTTCAGCGGGTAAGATATTACTTCCCACTAAGCAAAGAGAAAATAAAGTTATTTTCCACCTCATTACCAAAGTCCTCACCTAAGCTATAACCGCAAAACTGATACTTCGAGATTACAGCAATTTTCCGGCAGATAGACTATGTGAACTAAGTTTCACAGAAATACGTCTGACGATATTGTCATAATTAATCGTTGGTGAGTGACACTAGAAACCCTGATAAACCTTATCTATTTTGAGAACCGTAATTTCAAGTCAAGATTGTGAGGTTGCTACTCTATGTA includes:
- the prmA gene encoding 50S ribosomal protein L11 methyltransferase, which translates into the protein MANTWWELQITCEPELEDSIFWRLEDFGCRGTAIEKQGVTSVVKAYIPQFKVHFVDLAALSLWLRQDALCIGSSSPVMVWDLIDEQDWATSWKQYWHPQEIGDRFLINPAWLEPPTDSTRLIIKLDPGVAFGTGNHATTQLCLEALEMRFSDYGEGFKHQNNSTTNVVIADIGCGSGILSVGALMLGAKKAYAVDIDPLAVQATMENGIMNNINPDTLIAAEGSVEKVAALMSEPVDGIVCNILADVIIDLVPEISAIAKSTTWGIFSGILVEQSKSVVDALEKHGWIVAALWKRKEWCCLNVRRC
- the purH gene encoding bifunctional phosphoribosylaminoimidazolecarboxamide formyltransferase/IMP cyclohydrolase translates to MARLALLSVSDKTGLVELAKSLVAEFGFDIISSGGTAKTLKDAGVAVTKVSEYTGSPEILGGRVKTLHPRIHGGILARRDLPEHVEDLEKNQIRGIDLVVVNLYPFAETIAKPGVSLAEAVEQIDIGGPAMLRAASKNFAHLTVLCNPDQYAGYLEELRRGDAPSLEFRQQCALKGFLHTSSYDQAISTYLNNLTPDVESQGELPETLKISGKQIQALRYGENPHQPAAWYQTGETPSGWAAATKLQGKELSYNNLVDLEAARKIIAEFTDTPAATIIKHTNPCGTALGNTLHEAYTKAFNADSTSAFGGIVALNRELDADTATELTKTFLECIVAPSCSEAATEIIAKKTNLRVLVLPELGKGEKANIKVIAGGFLAQAADDMITDTSEWKFVTEKQPTDKELAELLFAWKICKHVKSNAIVVTRDRATIGVGAGQMNRVGSAKIALEQAGDKAQGGFLASDGFFPFDDSVRTAAAAGITAIVQPGGSMRDQDSIQAANELGLVMVFTGIRHFMH
- the fabG gene encoding 3-oxoacyl-[acyl-carrier-protein] reductase, with product MELLPENLQTLRGQVAIVTGASRGIGRAIALELSKQGATLVVNYAASSSAADAVVDTITQAGGNAVALQADVSKTEEVDALINAVMEKFKRVDILVNNAGITRDTLLLRMKQEDWQAVIDLNLTGVFLCTKAASKIMLKQRSGRIINITSVAGQMGNPGQANYSAAKAGVIGFTKSVAKELAPRGITVNAVAPGFIATDMTSNLGNTEEIIKFIPLGRYGQPEEIAGMVRFLASDSAAAYITGQVFNVDGGMVMA
- the trxA gene encoding thioredoxin → MATKKEFGSFEEMLISSDVPVLVDFYADWCGPCKIMSQVLEQVNAQLQGRMKVAKIDTEKYPQIATKYQIYALPTLILFKQGEPIDKIEGVMQAPDLVRHLEAKL